From Magnolia sinica isolate HGM2019 chromosome 13, MsV1, whole genome shotgun sequence, one genomic window encodes:
- the LOC131223363 gene encoding disease resistance protein RPS2-like, whose amino-acid sequence MECISQIINIISRWWDPIARPIIELEDSFSSLEEAMEELKCVRNDVKTRVDVAEWELLKCKDEVQFWLKKVEEAEGEVNAKEETFKQMMRCLWNCHPNCWSAYRLGKWVEKKLKDVAVLKSKGDSFKEVANKQLPDAVEEKPLTLAVGRDLVLEKVLNWIGQGKVGVIGIYGMGGVGKTTLLNDINNRFLKRNDDFYVVIWVVVSKELNVGNIQMDIGKRLGLSWQENESNNQTRAHDIRKILSNKKFMLLLDDIWESLALEMVGIPHPSSQNMSKVIFTTRFEDVCGHMAADKKIKVECLPAKEAMDLFRRNVGEEAMKYHPEIPILAKSVAKECKGLPLALITIGRAMAYKKTPQEWKHAISVLSTSKPPSEISGMNDKMLLRLKFSYDNLVGDTIKSCFLYCALFPEDYSIRKEQLIDYWIGEGFLDGWDDDLDEAHNKGHDIIGRLKAACLLETGSDEKREVKLHDVIRDLALWIASECGKKKNRLLVRAGVGLTYAPVVERWKEAERISLMKNDIKEVTETPQCPNLLTLMLQWNLNFGKVRTDFYQFMPLLRVLDLSISRIVELPAEIGNLAELRYLNLSLTWITSLPEEIGNLVKLKHLDLDYTLFLVRIPQGAISRLSELRVMKLFNSYSKWEEGSEGLNMSELEGLERLIHLGIAVSSMHALERLLCSSKLRNVARYLSLHNCEDLTISNQLSSLFTAMKSLQRLTFNGCNGLVEVTISVDAKKDDDYPVSSLEWLELWQLPHLNCIRVGRGCFRNLHTIRIGWCDKLKKIYGLLQLESLEIIDISGCSELEEVIGTVIPDDEVGDIGLKQLKRISLWNLSELTSICSYALHFPSLEEIEVVNCPKLKKLPLSLHGAHNSLRKISGRKEWWDNLEWEEDGIKSYFLPFYHETNY is encoded by the coding sequence ATGGAGTGCATCAGCCAAATCATCAACATAATATCTAGATGGTGGGATCCAATCGCTCGTCCCATCATTGAGCTTGAAGACAGCTTCAGCTCCCTAGAGGAAGCTATGGAAGAATTGAAATGCGTGAGGAATGACGTGAAGACAAGGGTGGATGTCGCTGAGTGGGAGCTGCTCAAATGCAAGGACGAGGTTCAATTTTGGCTGAAAAAGGTAGAAGAAGCCGAAGGAGAAGTGAATGCAAAGGAAGAAACTTTCAAGCAAATGATGAGGTGTCTTTGGaattgccatccaaattgttggtcGGCCTACAGGCTTGGCAAGTGGGTGGAGAAGAAGCTGAAGGATGTAGCTGTGCTGAAGAGCAAAGGTGATTCCTTCAAAGAGGTGGCGAACAAGCAGCTTCCCGATGCTGTTGAAGAGAAGCCTCTTACATTAGCTGTGGGCAGGGACTTGGTGTTGGAGAAGGTTCTAAACTGGATTGGCCAAGGCAAAGTGGGAGTTATTGGAATATATGGAATGGGGGGTGTGGGTAAAACAACACTCCTGAATGATATCAATAACCGATTCCTTAAAAGAAATGATGATTTCTATGTTGTGATTTGGGTGGTGGTGTCTAAAGAATTAAATGTGGGAAATATTCAGATGGATATTGGCAAGCGATTGGGCTTGTCTTGGCAAGAGAATGAAAGCAACAACCAGACACGGGCTCATGACATTCGCAAGATCTTGAGCAATAAGAAATTCATGCTGTTGTTGGATGATATTTGGGAATCGTTGGCTCTAGAGATGGTCGGAATTCCTCATCCAAGCAGCCAAAACATGAGCAAGGTTATTTTCACTACACGATTTGAGGACGTCTGTGGACACATGGCTGCGGACAAGAAGATCAAAGTAGAATGTCTCCCAGCGAAAGAAGCAATGGATCTATTTCGACGGAATGTTGGTGAAGAGGCCATGAAATACCATCCGGAGATACCGATCCTTGCCAAGAGCGTCGCTAAAGAGTGCAAGGGTCTGCCCCTTGCGCTCATCACCATCGGGCGAGCCATGGCATATAAGAAGACACCACAGGAATGGAAGCATGCAATATCAGTTCTGAGCACAAGCAAGCCACCATCGGAGATATCAGGTATGAATGATAAAATGCTTTTGCGCTTGAAATTCAGTTATGATAATCTCGTTGGTGACACGATTAAATCGTGTTTCCTGTACTGCGCACTGTTTCCGGAGGACTACTCCATTCGCAAAGAGCAACTTATAGATTATTGGATAGGCGAAGGATTCTTAGATGGGTGGGATGATGATCTTGACGAAGCCCATAACAAGGGACATGATATCATTGGAAGATTAAAGGCTGCATGCTTGTTGGAGACTGGTTCTGATGAAAAAAGAGAGGTAAAGTTGCATGACGTGATTCGTGATCTGGCATTATGGATAGCTTCAGAGTgcgggaagaagaagaataggttATTGGTGAGAGCTGGCGTGGGACTGACGTATGCACCGGTGGTTGAGAGGTGGAAGGAGGCCGAGAGGATATCTCTAATGAAAAATGACATAAAAGAAGTAACAGAGACACCTCAATGCCCCAACCTCTTAACCTTGATGCTCCAGTGGAATTTAAATTTTGGAAAAGTCCGCACTGATTTTTATCAGTTCATGCCTCTTCTTAGGGTCTTGGATCTGTCAATCTCTAGGATAGTAGAGCTTCCTGCAGAGATCGGTAACTTGGCAGAGCTACGGTATCTCAATCTATCACTGACGTGGATCACATCATTACCTGAAGAGATAGGAAATCTCGTAAAGCTGAAGCACTTGGACTTGGATTATACATTGTTTTTGGTCAGAATTCCTCAAGGGGCAATCTCCAGGCTTTCTGAGTTAAGAGTGATGAAGCTATTTAATAGTTATTCAAAGTGGGAAGAAGGGAGTGAGGGATTAAATATGAGTGAGTTGGAAGGCTTGGAACGTTTAATCCATCTTGGAATCGCCGTATCATCCATGCATGCTCTTGAAAGGTTGCTCTGCTCAAGCAAGCTGCGGAACGTGGCTCGGTATCTAAGTCTGCACAATTGTGAGGATCTGACTATCTCCAACCAACTATCATCCCTTTTTACTGCAATGAAAAGTCTTCAACGGCTTACTTTTAATGGCTGCAATGGGTTGGTGGAGGTGACAATTAGTGTGGATGCGAAGAAGGATGACGATTATCCTGTTTCGAGCCTAGAATGGCTCGAACTTTGGCAACTCCCCCACTTAAATTGCATTCGGGTGGGCCGCGGATGTTTCAGAAACCTTCACACCATAAGGATTGGGTGGTGTGACAAGTTGAAGAAAATTTATGGTTTACTACAACTTGAAAGTCTTGAAATAATTGATATAAGTGGTTGCAGTGAGCTAGAAGAAGTAATAGGTACGGTCATTCCTGATGATGAAGTTGGAGATATAGGGCTAAAGCAACTAAAACGTATATCACTCTGGAACCTTTCGGAACTAACAAGCATCTGTAGCTATGCACTGCATTTTCCTTCCTTGGAGGAAATCGAGGTCGTTAATTGCCCAAAGTTGAAAAagctccctctttctctccatgGCGCACACAATTCTCTAAGGAAGATAAGTGGTAGGAAAGAATGGTGGGATAATTTAGAGTGGGAAGAAGACGGCATCAAGtcctattttcttcctttttatcatGAAACGAATTATTGA